In one window of Acanthopagrus latus isolate v.2019 chromosome 15, fAcaLat1.1, whole genome shotgun sequence DNA:
- the nckap1 gene encoding nck-associated protein 1 isoform X7, whose product MSRGVIQPSQQKLAEKLTILNDRGIGMLTRVYNIKKACGDPKAKPSYLVDKNLESAVKFIVRKFPAVETRNNNLAQLQKEKSEILKNLALYYFTFVDVMEFKDHVCELLNTIDACQVFFDITVNFDLTKNYLDLVVTYTTLMTILSRIEERKAIIGLYNYAHEMTHGASDREYPRLGQMIVDYENPLKKMMEEFVPHGKSLSDALISLQMVYPRRNLSADQWRNAQLLSLISAPSTMLNPAQSDTMPCEYLSLDTMEKWIVFGFILCHSVLNSDAAALPLWKLALQSSTCLCLFRDEVFHIHKAAEDLFVNIRGYNKRINDIRECKEQALSHAGSMHRERRKFLRSALKELATVLADQPGLLGPKALFVFMALSFARDEIIWLLRHADNIQKKSTDDFIDKHIAELIFYMEELRAHVRKYGPVMQRYYVQYLSGFDAVVLNELVQNLSVCPEDESIIMSSFVNTMTSLSVKQVEDGEVFDFRGMRLDWFRLQAYTSVSKASLGIADHKELGKMMNTIIFHTKMVDSLVEMLVETSDLSIFCFYSRAFEKMFQQCLELPSQSRHSICFPLLCTHFMSCTHELCPEERHHIGDRSLSLCNMFLDEMAKQARNLITDICTEQCTLSDQLLPKHCAKTISQAVNKKSKKATGKKGEPEREKPGVESMRKNRLLVTNLDKLHTALSELCFSINYVPNLAVWEHTFTPREYLTSHLEIRFTKSIVGMTMYNQATQEIAKPSELLTSVRAYMTVLQSIENYVTIDITRVFNNVLLQQTQHLDSHGEPTITSLYTNWYLETLLRQVSNGHIAYFPAMKAFVNLPTENELTFNAEEYSDISEMRSLSELLGPYGMKFLSESLMWHISSQVAELKKLVVENMEVLTQMRTSFDKPEHMAALFKKLTSVDSVLKRMTIIGVILSFRSLAQEALRDVLSCHIPFLVSSVEDFKDHIPRETDMKVAMNVYELSSAAGLPCEIDPALVVALSSQKSENISPEEEYKIACLLMVFVAVSLPTLASNVMSQYSPAIEGHCNNIHCLAKAINQIAAALFTIHKGSIEDRLKEFLALASSSLLKIGQETDKMTTRNRESVYLLLDMIVQESPFLTMDLLESCFPYVLLRNAYHAVYKQSISANA is encoded by the exons ATGTCTCGGGGAGTGATCCAGCCCAGCCAGCAGAAGCTGGCAGAAAAACTCACCATCCTCAACGACCGAGGCATCGGGATGTTGACCCGTGTTTACAATATCAAAAAG GCATGTGGCGACCCCAAGGCTAAGCCCTCCTACCTTGTCGATAAGAACTTGGAGTCTGCTGTTAAATTTATTGTCAGGAAGTTTCCTGCCGTGGAGACACGGAACAATAAC CTGGCTCAGCTGCAGAAGGAAAAGTCAGAGATTCTCAAGAACCTGGCTCTCTACTATTTTACCTTCGTAGATGTCATGGAATTcaaa GACCATGTGTGCGAGCTGCTGAACACCATCGACGCCTGCCAGGTCTTCTTTGATATT ACGGTGAACTTTGACCTCACCAAGAACTACCTGGACCTGGTGGTGACGTACACTACGCTGATGACGATACTGTCTCGCATAGAGGAGAGGAAAGCCATCATAGGACTGTACAACTACGCCCACGAGATGACACATGGAGCCAG TGACCGGGAGTACCCCAGGCTGGGCCAGATGATCGTGGATTACGAGAACCCCTTGAagaagatgatggaggagttTGTTCCGCATGGAAAG TCCCTGTCAGATGCTTTGATCAGTCTTCAGATGGTCTATCCCAGGAGGAATCTGTCCGCTGACCAGTGGAGGAACGCccagctgctctctctcatctctgctcCCTCCACCATGCTTAATCCTGCACAGTCAGACACT ATGCCGTGTGAATACCTCTCGCTGGACACAATGGAGAAGTGGATTGTTT ttgGTTTCATCCTGTGTCATTCGGTGCTGAACAGCGATGCAGCAGCGTTGCCTTTGTGGAAATTGGCTCTGCAGAGCTCCACCTGCCTCTGTCTGTTCAGGGATGAAGTCTTCCACATCCACAAGGCCGCAGAGGACCTGTTTGTGAACATCAGAGG ATACAACAAACGCATCAACGACATCAGGGAGTGTAAAGAACAGGCCCTGTCTCATGC AGGCTCcatgcacagagagagacgcAAGTTCCTGCGATCAGCTCTGAAAGAGTTGGCCACTGTTTTAGCCGATCAGCCTGGACTGCTCGGTCCAAAG GCCTTATTCGTGTTCATGGCGTTGTCGTTCGCCCGTGACGAGATCATCTGGCTGCTTCGACACGCAGACAACATCCAGAAGAAAAGCACAGACGACTTCATCGACAA acaCATAGCAGAGTTGATCTTCTACATGGAGGAGCTCAGAGCTCACGTCAGGAAGTACGGCCCTGTGATGCAGCGATACTACGTCCAGTACCTGTCCGGCTTCGATGCTGTGGTGCTGAATGAACTGGTGCAG aacctgtctgtgtgtccagagGACGAGTCTATAATCATGTCTTCATTTGTCAACACAATGACCTCTCTCAGCGTCAAACAAG tggaggatggagaggtgTTTGACTTCAGAGGCATGAGACTGGACTGGTTCAGACTGCAG gcctACACCAGCGTCTCTAAAGCCAGTCTGGGTATCGCCGATCACAAGGAGCTCGGCAAAATGATGAACACCATCATCTTCCACACAAAGATGGTTGACTCTCTGGTGGAGATGCTGGTGGAGACGTCAGACCTGTCGATTTTCTG CTTCTACAGCCGTGCGTTTGAAAAGATGTTCCAGCAGTGTTTGGAGCTTCCCTCCCAGAGCCGACACTCcatctgcttccctctgctctgcaCACACTTCATGTCCTGCACACACGAGCTCTGTCCTGAGGAG CGTCACCACATAGGGGATCGAAGCCTGTCGTTGTGTAACATGTTTCTGGATGAAATGGCCAAGCAGGCCAGAAACCTGATCACTGACATCTGCACTGAACAATGTACACTTAGCGACCAG CTGCTTCCTAAGCACTGTGCGAAAACCATCAGCCAGGCCGTGAACAAGAAGAGCAAGAAGGCAACGGGGAAGAAGGGCGagccggagagagagaaaccaggCGTGGAGAGCATGAGGAAGAACAGACTACTGGTCACCAA tctgGATAAACTCCACACAGCGTTATCTGAACTCTGCTTCTCCATCAACTACGTTCCCAACCTGGCAGTCTGGGAGCACACATTCACACCGAGAGAGTACCTCACCTCGCACCTGGAGATCCGATTTACCaa GTCCATAGTGGGGATGACCATGTACAACCAGGCTACTCAGGAGATAGCCAAGCCCAGCGAGCTGCTGACCAGCGTCAGAGCCTACATGACGGTGCTGCAGTCCATAGAGAACTACGTCACCATCGACATCACCCGGGTCTTCAACAAcgtcctcctgcagcagacgCAGCACCTGGACAGTCACGGGGAGCCAACCATCACCAGTCTGTACACAAACTG gtacCTGGAGACGTTGCTCCGTCAGGTCAGTAACGGACACATCGCCTACTTCCCCGCCATGAAGGCCTTCGTCAACCTGCCCACAGAGAACGAGCTGACTTTCAACGCCGAGGAGTACTCCGACATCTCTG AGATGCGTTCGCTGTCGGAGCTGTTGGGTCCGTACGGGATGAAGTTCCTCAGTGAGAGTCTGATGTGGCACATCTCATCACAGGTCGCTGAGCTGAAG AAACTGGTGGTAGAAAACATGGAGGTGTTGACCCAGATGAGGACGAGCTTTGACAAACCAGAGCACATGGCCGCCCTCTTCAAGAAACTCACCT CTGTGGACAGTGTGTTGAAGAGGATGACCATCATTGGAGTCATCTTGTCTTTCCGCTCGCTGGCTCAGGAAGCTCTGAGAGAT GTGTTATCCTGTCACATTCCTTTCCTGGTCAGTTCGGTCGAGGACTTCAAGGACCACATTCCCAGGGAGACGGACATGAAg GTGGCCATGAACGTCTACGAGCTGTCGTCAGCAGCAGGTCTACCCTGTGAGATCGACCCGGCTCTGGTTGTGGCTCTCTCCTCGCAAAAAAGCG AGAACATCAGTCCAGAGGAGGAGTACAAGATCGCCTGTCTGCTGATGGTGTTCGTGGCCGTTTCCTTGCCAACACTGGCGAGCAACGTGATGTCACAGTACAGCCCCGCCATCGAAG GCCACTGCAACAACATCCACTGCCTGGCCAAAGCCATCAACCAGATCGCTGCTGCTCTCTTCACCATCCACAAGGGGAGCATAGAGGACCGCCTGAAGGAGTTCCTGGCT TTGGCCTCGTCCAGTCTGCTGAAGATCGGCCAGGAGACGGACAAGATGACGACGCGTAACAGAGAATCTGTCTACCTGCTGCTGGACATG atCGTGCAGGAGTCGCCCTTCCTCACCATGGACCTGCTGGAGTCCTGCTTCCCCTACGTCCTGCTGCGAAACGCCTACCACGCTGTCTACAAACAGAGCATCAGCGCCAACGCATAG